From a single Brettanomyces bruxellensis chromosome 5, complete sequence genomic region:
- a CDS encoding uncharacterized protein (SECRETED:SignalP(1-26)) has protein sequence MLPIPILCLAITASSLPVFNVTSAEGFNKSEFRIPTSPFYRVTGQIIGDNAFHDYLKSTASFVQLTNCKGPVFESVEKKCFTPFFEDLSEKCTSDIEFVGFVRPKPRGTLLDVEKLPYMKATQKAGIFIDHMNKRIVVALRSNVDLLDHYPFLQEGIEYYSPQVYSTSMWKNLTKISQFRKDFGEDNLNKVYDAKKNKFKMGKSVFKRGLYKIHVGSQEYANRLFEELLVKIVSIQKEYDDYHLAFAGHSLGAPIAFLLSLQFLEIGIDNTLVTFNEPRFFSKYLVNYYNSLSELRKLHSLVVLERQDELPESRRGHFRVWMVYDDWTSFPANPVFSVAKYFNPFVHSGLSVVTPMYALYENEEQRFLIESKYLEHREEIKPRTIGKKKRKNVGLHNHIVKDMVQCTHL, from the coding sequence ATGCTTCCAATTCCTATTCTTTGCTTGGCAATTACTGCTTCATCTCTGCCAGTATTCAATGTCACCAGTGCAGAGGGATTTAATAAGTCCGAGTTTAGAATACCGACATCTCCGTTCTATCGAGTTACTGGCCAAATTATTGGAGATAATGCATTTCATGATTATCTTAAAAGTACCGCATCATTTGTCCAGTTAACGAATTGTAAGGGGCCTGTGTTTGAATCcgttgaaaagaaatgttTTACCCCTTTTTTCGAGGATCTTTCCGAAAAGTGCACATCAGATATTGAGTTTGTTGGATTTGTTCGTCCAAAACCAAGAGGTACCCTTCTagatgttgaaaaattgcCTTACATGAAAGCTACTCAAAAGGCGGGTATTTTTATTGACCACATGAATAAAAGGATAGTGGTAGCTTTAAGATCAAATGTCGATCTTTTGGACCATTATCCTTTCCTTCAAGAAGGAATAGAATACTATAGTCCCCAGGTTTACAGTACTTCGATGTGGAAAAACCTAACGAAAATCAGTCAATTTAGGAAGGATTTTGGAGAAGATAATCTAAACAAAGTTTATGATGCcaagaagaacaaattTAAGATGGGAAAGTCTGTTTTCAAGAGAGGTCTCTATAAAATACATGTTGGATCTCAGGAGTATGCAAACAGACTGTTTGAAGAGCTATTAGTGAAAATAGTTTCTATTCAAAAAGAGTATGATGATTATCACCTTGCCTTTGCCGGACACTCGTTAGGTGCACCAAttgcatttttattgtCGTTACAATTCCTAGAAATTGGAATTGACAATACATTGGTGACATTTAATGAACCAAGATTCTTCTCCAAATATCTAGTTAATTATTATAATTCGCTCTCGGAGCTAAGGAAGCTTCACTCTTTGGTTGTCTTAGAAAGGCAGGATGAACTTCCTGAATCAAGAAGAGGGCATTTCAGGGTTTGGATGGTTTATGATGATTGGACAAGTTTCCCGGCAAATCCTGTTTTTTCAGTGGCGAAATACTTCAATCCATTTGTTCATTCGGGTCTCTCAGTTGTCACACCGATGTACGCTCTATACGAAAATGAGGAACAGAGATTTTTAATTGAGAGCAAGTACTTGGAACATAGAGAGGAAATCAAGCCTAGAACTAtcggaaagaagaaaagaaagaacgTTGGTCTTCACAACCATATAGTGAAGGACATGGTTCAGTGCACAcatctttag
- the RPS6 gene encoding 40S ribosomal protein S6, with protein sequence MKLNIAFPANGTQKSIDIDDELKLRTFYEKRIGQEVQADDLGDEFKGYVFKVAGGNDKQGFPMRQGIVAPGRVKLLFADGSPCYRIRRKGERRRKSIRGCIVGSDLAALNLIVIKQGEKDIEGLTDVQAPKRLGPKRANNIRKFFGLTKEDDVRQFVIRRELVKGEKKYTKAPKIQRLVTPQRLQRKRAVRAHKIKNAQAQRDAAAEYAQLLATRLHERKAEKAEIRKRRASSLKA encoded by the exons ATGAAG TTAAATATTGCATTCCCAGCCAATGGTACTCAGAAGAGTATTGACATTGATGATGAGCTCAAGTTGAGAACTTTCTACGAGAAGAGAATCGGTCAGGAGGTTCAGGCTGATGATCTTGGAGACGAGTTCAAGGGTTACGTCTTTAAGGTTGCCGGTGGTAACGACAAGCAGGGTTTCCCAATGAGACAGGGTATTGTTGCTCCAGGTAGAGTTAAGTTGCTCTTTGCCGATGGCAGCCCATGTTACAGAATCAGAAGAAAGGGtgagagaagaagaaagtctATCAGAGGTTGTATCGTCGGTAGTGACTTGGCTGCTCTTAACTTGATTGTCATCAAGCAGGGTGAAAAGGACATCGAGGGTTTGACCGATGTTCAGGCTCCAAAGAGATTGGGACCTAAGAGAGCTAACAACATCAGAAAGTTCTTTGGTTTGACCAAGGAGGACGATGTCAGACAGTTCGTTATCAGAAGAGAGCTTGTCAAGGGTGAAAAGAAGTACACGAAGGCTCCAAAGATCCAGAGATTGGTTACTCCACAGAGACTCCAGAGAAAGAGAGCTGTCAGAGCACACAAGATCAAGAATGCTCAGGCACAGAGGGATGCTGCTGCCGAGTATGCCCAGCTTTTGGCTACTCGTTTGCACGAGCGTAAGGCAGAGAAGGCAGAGatcagaaagagaagagcTTCTTCGTTGAAGGCTTAA
- a CDS encoding uncharacterized protein (BUSCO:EOG09264G1F), with translation MDQQFPEQIERLFEPKFEIERLEPIDHDMSERKTNSIDGVANFITKLDSYSKEFKKESVQNAMVTYIDRLETGNMPERKELEKKLVAWNPDKDPQILGDPFKTLFVFKLGYDTNEIDLMDKFSAFGEIEHVRIVRVVKGNDLKSEGKSRGYAFLVFKNESSVRRAYYDGNGIDIKGRKVLVDTERGRSVKNWRPRRLGGGLGGRTPMKPKVVKSAIRNSKISNSYSKNRVAKVNLNSGHNNTYHSRESKSQNSYGQRTEPAASGYGSRDYHHDRVQRERYNTRPRYGQSGSGYYNGYHKGRGGYGSSRNY, from the coding sequence ATGGATCAGCAATTTCCAGAACAAATAGAAAGACTGTTTGAGCCGAAGTTCGAAATTGAAAGGCTTGAACCTATTGACCATGATATGTCCGAACGGAAGACAAATTCAATTGATGGAGTTGCAAACTTCATCACAAAGCTTGATTCATACTCGAAGGAGTTCAAAAAGGAGAGTGTACAAAATGCGATGGTCACATATATAGATAGATTGGAAACAGGAAATATGccggaaagaaaagagctAGAGAAGAAATTGGTTGCATGGAACCCTGATAAGGATCCACAAATTTTAGGCGATCCATTTAAAACATTGTTTGTGTTTAAGCTTGGGTATGATACTAATGAGATAGATCTTATGGATAAATTTTCTGCCTTTGGTGAGATTGAGCATGTGAGGATAGTAAGAGTGGTCAAAGGAAATGATTTGAAAAGCGAGGGAAAGTCACGAGGTTACGCTTTTCTTGTgtttaaaaatgaaagcagTGTTAGGAGAGCCTACTATGATGGTAATGGTATTGATATAAAGGGAAGAAAGGTGCTGGTTGATAcagaaagaggaagatccGTGAAGAATTGGAGACCTAGAAGACTTGGAGGTGGTCTTGGTGGACGAACACCTATGAAACCAAAGGTTGTCAAATCAGCAATTCGAAATtctaaaatttcaaattcatattcaaaaaatagagTGGCTAAAGTGAACTTGAATTCAGGGCATAATAATACATATCATTCCAGGGAGAGCAAATCGCAAAATTCATATGGACAAAGAACTGAGCCCGCTGCTTCTGGGTATGGAAGCAGAGACTATCATCATGATAGGGTCCAGCGTGAACGATACAACACAAGGCCTAGATATGGCCAATCTGGAAGTGGATATTATAATGGTTATCATAAAGGAAGAGGTGGATATGGGTCATCTCGTAATTATTAG
- a CDS encoding uncharacterized protein (BUSCO:EOG09260V5Q) has product MGRIQKKNAKGRLDRYYYLAKEKGYRARSSFKLLQINEKYGHFLEKSKVVVDLCAAPGSWCQVASELCPVNSLIVGVDIVQMKPLPKCITFQSDITTDDCRSKLRGYLKTWKVDTVLHDGAPNVGLNWIQDAYGQSRLTLEALRLAVEHLTPGGTFVTKVFRSRDYNNLIWVFKQLFDHVEATKPPASRNVSAEIFVVCKRFKAPKKLDPKFLDPKAVFEELPEGPQNNEAKVYNPEVKKRRREGYDENDWTHFHPIKLMDWVHQEEDVVNTLGSISAFEIEKSNPEWKIVKKMKQTTAEFVECCKDLRVLGKKDFKLLIRWRKHAREALGLMEKKDKILDKSKIELEDLTEDQRIDKELRELSEKEKRDQKRKRRANNEVRQKEVRRMQMDMLSDMQIGIDAAENGSESMFSLKMARKTGILKDIARGKKAIIIKDKDDDMSASRNSKIIIDPEEEEGNLEKQLDDMYTSYKERKMENDDKLRAKLTRGDEHEEKWEGFTEKASESSDDEIITDGEASESDSDDDEAINKLVASIRERKDSKGLSSTAKNFYKDPIFQDLDLNIAPASGSSKHKQTKEFKVSVGTDNDKQGKKIPNTFKESLNDIDSTSDSDVDSDEDKKGNNNDFELVPNDYHSKFDDSEEEYETDSDEERKALKHKEEIDISTVSAMTMAQDLALGKKSKHDIISESYNKYSFRDREGLPAWFIEDEEKHSKINRPVTKEAALALKEKMRLLNARPIKKVMEARARKKMRAAKRMEQIKRKSELILEDSARSESDKAREIQGMMRKMTKKQERPKPTLVVARGANRGLKGRPHGIRGKYKMVDGVMKNEMRALKRIAKKNKRHGKH; this is encoded by the coding sequence ATGGGAAGaattcagaagaagaatgccAAAGGACGTTTGGATAGGTACTACTATcttgcaaaagaaaaaggatacAGAGCTCGTTCTTCTTTCAAGCTTCTTCAGATAAATGAAAAGTATGGCCATTTCCTCGAAAAGTCAAAGGTGGTTGTCGATCTTTGTGCTGCACCAGGTTCATGGTGTCAGGTGGCTTCCGAACTTTGCCCTGTCAACTCTCTGATTGTTGGTGTTGATATTGTCCAGATGAAACCCTTACCAAAGTGCATCACTTTTCAGAGTGATATCACGACAGATGATTGCAGATCCAAGCTAAGAGGTTATCTTAAAACTTGGAAAGTCGATACAGTTTTGCACGATGGTGCGCCAAATGTTGGTTTGAATTGGATACAAGATGCATATGGACAGTCGAGATTAACTTTGGAGGCTCTTCGTTTAGCAGTCGAGCATCTTACACCAGGAGGAACATTTGTAACAAAAGTTTTCAGATCTAGGGATTACAACAATTTGATTTGGGTGTTCAAGCAATTATTCGATCATGTCGAAGCCACAAAACCACCTGCTTCACGTAATGTTTCCGCAGAGATCTTTGTTGTGTGTAAACGTTTCAAGGCACCAAAAAAGCTGGACCCAAAGTTTTTGGATCCGAAAGCTGTCTTTGAGGAATTACCGGAGGGACCACAAAACAATGAGGCTAAAGTTTATAATCCAGAggtaaagaaaagaaggagagaGGGTTATGATGAAAACGATTGGACCCATTTCCATCCTATAAAGCTTATGGATTGGGTGcatcaagaagaagacgTGGTGAACACACTTGGTTCGATTAGTGCATTcgaaatagaaaaaagtaatCCAGAATGGAAGATAgtcaaaaagatgaaacaaACCACTGCAGAATTTGTGGAATGCTGTAAGGATTTGCGGGTGTTGGGTAAGAAAGATTTCAAGCTTCTTATAAGGTGGAGAAAGCATGCTAGAGAAGCACTTGGTCttatggaaaagaaagataaaattcTTGATAAATCTAAGATTGAACTTGAAGACTTGACTGAAGATCAAAGAATCGACAAAGAGCTTCGAGAATTGAgcgagaaggagaagagagatcagaagagaaaaaggaggGCAAACAATGAAGTGAGACAAAAGGAAGTGAGAAGAATGCAGATGGATATGCTCAGTGATATGCAAATTGGTATTGATGCTGCCGAAAATGGATCTGAATCCATGTTCAGTTTAAAGATGGCCCGAAAGACCGGCATACTAAAGGATATTGCCAGGGGAAAGAAAGCCATAATAattaaagataaagatgatgatatgaGTGCCAGCAGAAATTCCAAAATAATCATTGATCcggaggaagaggaaggaaatttggaaaaacaGCTTGATGATATGTATACCTCATATAAAGAGCGGAAGATGGAGAATGACGACAAACTTCGCGCTAAACTGACGAGAGGAGATGAgcatgaagaaaaatgggAAGGATTTACTGAGAAAGCATCAGAGTcatctgatgatgaaataatcaCTGATGGAGAGGCAAGTGAATCGGATagcgatgatgatgaggcaATCAACAAGTTGGTTGCGTCGATCAGGGAACGGAAAGATTCAAAGGGATTGAGTTCAACTGCTAAGAACTTTTACAAAGATCCTATTTTCCAGGATTTGGATTTGAACATTGCCCCAGCCAGTGGTTCGAGCAAGCATAAACAAACCAAAGAATTTAAGGTTTCGGTTGGTACGGACAATGACAAACAGGGTAAAAAGATACCTAATACATTCAAGGAAAGCCTTAATGATATTGACAGCACTTCAGATTCCGATGTTGACTCTGATGAGGATAAAAAGGGTAACAACAACGACTTTGAGCTTGTTCCAAACGACTACCACTCGAAATTTGATGATAGTGAGGAGGAATACGAAACGGATTCAGatgaagagagaaaagcATTGAAGCACAAAGAGGAAATTGATATATCAACTGTTTCGGCAATGACCATGGCTCAGGATCTTGCGTTGGGAAAGAAGTCAAAGCATGACATTATCAGCGAAAGttacaataaatattcaTTCCGTGATCGCGAAGGTCTACCTGCTTGGTTTATAGAGGACGAGGAAAAGCACAGCAAGATTAATCGTCCAGTTACCAAAGAGGCAGCATTGGcattaaaggaaaaaatgagatTATTGAATGCAAGACCAATAAAGAAGGTTATGGAAGCTCGTgccagaaagaagatgagagCCGCAAAAAGAATGGAACAGATCAAGAGGAAGTCAGAGTTGATTTTGGAGGATAGTGCAAGGTCTGAATCAGATAAGGCTAGAGAAATACAAGGCATGATGAGAAAGATGACGAAGAAACAGGAGAGACCTAAACCAACCTTGGTTGTTGCTAGGGGTGCTAATAGAGGACTGAAGGGCAGACCACACGGAATTAGAGGAAAGTACAAGATGGTTGATGGTGTGATGAAGAATGAGATGAGAGCTTTGAAGAGAATAGcgaagaagaataaaaggCATGGAAAGCATTGA